The window CGGCAAAGGGGCAGTGCTGGCCAGTGATCGGAGCTCGAGAAGTTCGGTGCGGAGGGCGTCGTCGCCGGAGAGGCCGGAGTCGGCCAGCAGGTGGTCGATGGCTTGCTGATCGCGGCGTCCGCGTGGCGCAAATTGTTCGCTCATGATGTGCCGTTCCTTAGTAGTGCACGCTTCTTCAGTGCACCCAATGCCCTGCGCTGTAGTTGTTTGACGGCTCCCTGGGACTTGCCCATGATCACGGCCGTGTCTTCCACCGATACATCCGCGACAACCCGGAGAGCCAGGACTTCCCGATAATCTTCGGGGAGGTCGTCCAAAATTTCGGTGACGCCTAAACCGGCGCCACGTCCGAAGGCCTGGTCTTCGGCCGATGGTGACCGCCGGGCGTCCAGGTCCGCCTCATACGGCGTCGAGTCGGGCGTTCGTTCGCGTTTGCGGTAGTGGTCCACCATCCGCGCATGCGCTATGGAGAACAATAAAGTCTTCGCCCCTTGAAGGCCGCCGTGGAGCGT is drawn from Arthrobacter sp. 31Y and contains these coding sequences:
- a CDS encoding RNA polymerase sigma factor, which produces MLDPLAGEYMQADQDDPGLLFTAAYNTFAGPVFGYLRARGVDDPEAVTQDVFLALYPKLETLHGGLQGAKTLLFSIAHARMVDHYRKRERTPDSTPYEADLDARRSPSAEDQAFGRGAGLGVTEILDDLPEDYREVLALRVVADVSVEDTAVIMGKSQGAVKQLQRRALGALKKRALLRNGTS